The Sandaracinus amylolyticus genomic interval GGGCGCGCCCGACGACCCAAAGAGAGGCATCGCGCGCGGGTCCGTGGTACGAGGGCGCGCTCTCCACTGTCGACACGCCCACCCGGATGACGAGGACGCTCGCCGTGACCGCTGCGCTCGCGATGATCGCCGCATGCTCGGGAGGCGAGGCCTCGCGCGGGGGGAGCGCGGACGAGCCGCGTCGCGCGGCGCCGGCTCCGGCGAGCGGCGACGACGAGCGCGCGCAGCGCGAGGCGCCGCCGCGTCCGCGCGTGATCCTCGCGCGCGAAGGCGCGGAGCCGGTGACCGTCGAGGTCGAGGTCGCGCGCACGCCCGCGCAGACGTCGCACGGGCTCATGTACCGGCGCGAGCTCGCGCCCGAGCGCGGCATGCTCTTCTTGTTCGCGCGGGAGCGACAGCGGAGCTTCTGGATGCGCGACACGTTCATCCCGCTCGACATGATCTTCATCACGAGCGGGATGCGCGTGCTCGGCATCGTGGAGAACGCCGAGCCGCGGACCGACGACCCGCGCGAGGTCGAGGGCGTCTCGCAGTTCGTGCTCGAGGTCAACGCGGGGTTCGCGCGCGCGCACGGCATCGAGGTCGGCGCGGAGGTGCGCTTCGAAGAGGTCGGCGAGGTGCCCGCCGCGAGCGGGCGACACGACGACGAAGCGATCGAAGACGAAGACGACGACGACCTGGTGATCGAGGAGTGGGAGTGAGCATGCGTCGAGGGAACGCGGTGATCGCAGCGGTGATCGCGCTGAGCGGCCTGTACGGCTGCGAGTGCGAGACGGGCGCGACGTCGGGCGGAGAGGTCACGGGCGAGCAGGGCGGCGGCGGCGCGAGCGCGACGAAGCAGCCGACGATCGGCGTGACCGAGGACGGCGAGCAGATCGTGTTCGCGGGGCGGACCGGCGCGCGCAGCGCGACCAAGCAGACGCCGGATCGTCTCGTGCGCGAGCCCACCGAGCCCGATCCCGAGGGCGGCGACTTCACGCTCGACGAGGCGGTCGAGGGCATGCCGATCGACGGGCAGCTCGTCGCGGAGATCTCGACCGACCTCGGCACGCTGTTCTGCGATCTCTACGCGGATCGCGCGCCGCGTACGGTCGCGAACTTCATCGGTCTCGCGCGCGGTCGGCGCGCGTGGTGGGACGCGCGCGCGGGGATCTGGCGTCGCCAGCCGTACTACCGCGACACGACGTTCCACCGTGTGATCCCCGAGTTCGTCATCCAGGGCGGCGACTATCTCGGCGATGGCAGCGGGACGATCGGCTACACGATCCCGTTCGAGCCGCACGAGACGCTCGCGCACGATCGCGCGGGGCGGCTCGCGATGGCGACGACCGAAGGACGCGACACCGGGGCCGCGCAGTTCTACGTGCTCGACGGCCCCGCGCCGCAGCTCGACGGCACGGCGACGGTGTTCGGTCAGTGCCGCCCCGAGGACGTCGTGGCGATGATCGCGCGCGTGCCGCAGAGCGGCGATCCCGACAACCGACCGCTCACGCCGGTGCGCATCGCGCGCGTGCTGATCCAGCGCGTCGAGGGTGGTGCCGCGTCGGCGCGGATCACGACGCCGCAGCTTCCGCCGGGCGAGCCCGCGGTCGGTCGCGGCGCGAGCCCCGGGCCCAGCGAGCTGCGCACGCTCGAGGGCATGCGCCGCCGTCGCGAAGAAGCGGCCGAGCAGCTGCGCCAGCAGCGCCCGGAGTGATCACGATCAGGTCTCGCCGCCGTCCTCGGGCTCCTGCGCTTCGGCAGAAGGCCGGCGCAGCCCGCGACGGCGGCCGCGCTGCTTCGTCGTGGGACCGACGCGCGCCTTCACGTCGGGCGTGACGCCGCCGGCGTCGTTCGGGATGAACCGGATCTCGGTGCGGATCTCGAACGACAGGCTGGTCAGCGCGCGCTGGAGCTCCTTCGCGAGATCGGCGGCCTCGAGGAACTCGCGGACCTCGCGCGCGACGACGCGCACCATCGCGTTCTTCGTCTCGTCGACCTGCGACAGGACGTAGCTCGCGACCTCTTTCGGCAGCTCGACCTTGCCGACGACGCCCTGCAGCGCTTCGCGGCTGTTCGTCAGCGTGCCGATGCCGGTCTCGAGGCCCTTCTCGATCGCGCGCTTGAGGATCTCGGGGAGGATGCGCTCGAGCCGCTTCCGACGGCTCTCTCCGTGCGCGCGATCGGGCGGCTCCGACTCGAGCGTGGTCTCGTTGTCGGGCTCGAGCTCGTCGTCCTCGTCGAGCGCGGCGCCTTCGTCCTCGCCCGCGGCGAGCGTCTCGTCGTCGTCCTCGGGGCCGCCGTGATAGACCACGCTGGACCTCTAGAGCAGGGGTGGGTCGGGGTCAAACGTATCCGATCCTGCGTGAGCGATGGCGACCATCCTGATGATCTCGAAGCCCATCGAGCCTCCGTGGAACGATGGCAGCAAGACCCTGGTGAGGGACCTCGCGGGCTCGATGGAGCGCCACGTCCCGATCGTGATGGCGACACGCGGCTCGTCGTTCAGCCCGCCGCGCGCGAAGGTCGAGCGCACGTTCGGCGATCACGCGCGCGGTCATGCGCTGCCGCCGCGCGAGGCGCTGCGCGTGCTCGCGCGCGTCGCGGTGGGGGAGGGCGACGTCGCGCACTTCTTCTTCCAGCCGAACCCGCGCACGTCGATCGTCGCGAAGACGCTTTCGCGCGCGCGGCGACGTCCGACGGTGCACACGGTGTCGAGCGCGCCGCGCGACGATCTCGACGCACGACGCGTGCTGTTCGCGGATCGCACGGTGGTGCTCTCGCGACACACCGAAGCGCGGGTGCGCGATGCCGGCGTGCGGGGCGTGGTGCGCATCGCGCCCGCGGTCGCGCCGATCGACGTGCCGAGCGACGACGCACGACGCGCGACGCGCGCGCACTTCGAGCTCCCGCGCGACGCGCCGCTGATCGTGTTCCCCGGTGACCTCGAGCGCGGTGATGGCGCGACGCACCTGATCGAGTCGCTCGCCTCGCTGCGCGACGTGGTGCTCGCGCTCGCGTACCGCCAGAAGAGCGAGCGCTCGCGCGAGGCCGAGCGCGCGCTGCGGGCACGCGCGGAGGAGCTCGGTGTCGCGTCCCGCGTGCGATGGATCGGCGAGACGCCGCAGATCCTCGCGCTGCTCGGCGCGGCCGACGTCGTCGCGCTGCCGACGCGCGACCTCGGCGCGAAGGTCGATCTGCCGCTCGTGCTGATCGAGGCGATGTGGCAGGCGCGCCCGGTGATCGTCGCATCGCGCTGCGCCGCGGAGGAGCTCGCGGACGACGGAGCCGCGCTCGCGATCGAGCCCACTCGCGACGCCCTCGTCGAGGCGCTGCGTCGATGGCTCGACGACGCGAGCGCGCGCGCATCGATCGGCGCCCGCGCGAGGGACGCTGCCGAGCGACGCCACCATCCGCGCGCGATGGCCGCGGCGTACGAGTCGCTCTACGACGAGCTCCTGCGATGAGCGCTCACGACGCGCGCGCGAAGCGCTACTACGACGACTTCAGCAGCACCTACGATCGCGGTCGCGACGAGGGCTATCACGCGCTCGTCGATCGCCTCGAGTCGCAGATCGTGATCGATCACGCGCGCGACGCCGACGTGCTCGAGGTCGGCTGCGGCACCGGGCTCGTGCTCGCACGCGTCGCGCCGCACGCGGCGCGCTGCGTCGGCGTCGATCTCTCCGCGGGGATGATCGCGCAGGCTCGCGCACGCGGGCTCGACGTGGCGCGTGGGAGCGCGACGGCGCTGCCGTTCCGCGACGCGTCCTTCGACGTCGTCTACTCGTTCAAGGTGCTCGCGCACGTGCCGGCGATCGAGCGCGCGCTCGAGGAGATCGCGCGCGTCACGCGGCCCGGCGGGCACATGCTGCTCGAGTTCTACAACGCGTGGAGCCTGCGCTACGTCGCGCGTCGTCTCGCGGGCGCGCGACGCATCGGTCGCGCGCACACCGAGGCCGACGTCGAGACGCGCTGGGACTCGCCGCGCGCCATCCGTCGCATGCTCCCGAGGGGCACCGAGCTCGTCGACATGCGAGGTGTTCGGGTGGTCACGCCCGCTGCGTTCGTGCATCGCGTTCCGCTCGTCTCGACGCTCTTCGCGCGCGCCGAAGAGCACGCGAGCCGATCGATGCTGCGCACGCTCGGAGGCTTCCTCGTCGCGGTCGTCCGTCGACGTTGAACGCGCGAGTGCCGTGCTTGCCCTGCGGGGGGCATCGGTCTATACGCTGATCCACATGAGCGCGAGGTCGGAGGAGAGCGCCGTGGAGCGTCTGCGCAAGCAGGCGGAGCGCGCGATCGCCGCTGCGCAGGGACGTCGTGTGGTCGAGCCGCTGCTCGAGCGCATCGTGAGCCTCGCGCCCGACGGAAGCGACGCGAGCGTGTTCGCGCATCGCCACCTCGCCGAGTACCGGATCGAAGATCATCCGTGGCGCGCGCTGCTGCATCTGCGGAAGGTCGTCGGCGCGCATCCCGACGACGACGTCGTGCACGCGCTGATGGGTCTCTCGCACGCGCTGCTCGCGAACTTCCGCTCGGCCGTGTCCGCCTACCGTCGCGCGCTCGCGCTCGCGCCGCGCAACCCCTGGTACCACCACAACCTCGGTCACCTTCTCGACGTCGCGCTCGATCAGCCGGCGACCGCGCTGCGTCATCTCGAGTTCGCGCATCGCGCCGCGAACCCGCCCGAGCACGAGATCGCGGCATCGCTCGCGCACTGCCTCGCGCGGCTCGGTCGCATCGACGACGCGCGCGAGACGGCGACCGTCGCGGTGCAAGGCGAGCCGCGCAACCGCGAGCACAAGCAGCTGCTCGCGTGGATCGAGCGCGGCGCACCGGAAGAAGAAGGCGACCCGCGCACGCGTCGCGCGCCGGTCGAGCAGCAGCAGCGCGCACGTGGAGCATCGCCGGCGCGCAGCGCGTCGTCGGGCCGTGCGGCGTCGACGTCGTCGCGTCCGCGCGAGGCCGACGCGCGTCGTGAGGTCGAGTCGCGCAGCGAAGCACGCGCGGAGCGACGCACGCCGCGCCCGACGGGCGAGCGCACGCGCGGTGGTGAATCGCGCGCGCGCACCGAGCCCGGGGTCCGTGTCCGCGGTGAAGACGAGGACGCGGTCCTTCCGATCCTCGAGCGCGTGATGCGCGATGGTGGCTTCACGCCCGAGCACGTGGCGCGCGCGCGACGTCTCTGGGTGGACTACCGCGAGACGCGTGGCTCGCGTGAAGGACGCGCATCGCGTCGCGACGAGCGCGCCCCGCGCGCGCCGAAGCCGGACGTGTGCGCCGCCGCGATCGAGTACGCGATCGCACGCCTGCACGGGCTCGACGGAGTCACGCGCGCGTCGGTCGCGCGCCGCTACGGCGTCAGCGCGCGTGCGGTCTCGGAGCGCTTCGACGACATCCAGGTCGTCCTCGCGCTGAAGCCCGACGATCCGCGCTACGCCCGCTGCTGAGCCGACGCGCGGCGTGCTCGAGGCGCGCACGCGGCTCGACGAAAACTTGTCGTCGTGATCGCGAACGTCGTATCCGACGCGCATGACCGTGTGGCCTGCCGCTGCGTCGCTCGCTCGCGCGCTCACGATGCTCGAGCGTGCCGGCGCGAGCGGTGAGCTCGAGGCGAGCGCGCGCGAGGGCCGCGCGAAGATCGTGATCCGCGAGGGCCGAGTGATCGCGATCGATGCGCCGTCGGCGTCCGCGCCGCGCCTCGGTCATCTGCTCGTCGGATCCGGCGTCGATGCGGCCGCGGTCGAACGCGCCGCCGCGACGCGCGGATCGGGCGTGCGCGTCGGGGACGCGGTCGTGCGTGCGGGGCTCGCGGGGCAGGGCGCGATCAGCCACGCGCTGCGCGTGCAGCTCCGCGCTCGAGTGCGATCGATCGCGGCGTGGGACGGAGTCGAGCTGCGTTTCGAGCGGTGCGCACCGCGCGCTCGCGCGCACGAGGAGCCGAGCCGCGCCGGCGAGCTCCTGCTCGGTGCGATGCGCGATGCGCTCGCGGGCGCGACGGTCCCCTCGGTGCGTGATCGAATCGGTGCGGGCTCGCTGGTCCTCACGCCGCTCGGTGAGGCGCTGGTCGGCGGCGCGCCGCTCTGGCCCGACGAGCAAGCGCTCGCCGCCGTGCTGCGCCGCCCGTCGACCCTCGATGCGCTCGAGCGCGCATGCCGCGGGAGCGACCGTGCGTTCCGACTCCTGCTCGCGCTGCGCGTGCTCGAGGGCGCGGCGCCGCCTCCGCCGGGGCGCGACACGCTCTCGCTGCTCGCCCGGAAGTCGCGCGAGATCCGCCGCGCGACGAGCGCCGAGGCGCTGCTCGATCTCCCGCGCGGCGCGCGCCCCGACGAAGCGCGCGCGGCGTGGCGAAAGCTCGCTGCGACGCTGCACCCGGATCGCTTCGCGCACGGCGCGCCCGAGCCGCTGATCCGCGTGTCGAACGAGGTCGCGTGCGCGATCAACGGCGCGGCTCGCGCCCTGCGCGCGGCGCGCTGATCGGGCGCCACGCGACGCGCGGCGCCCGATCCGGGTCACGTCAGCCCTCGGCGGGGGCCCACCACGGGTTCTCCTCGGCCGGAGGAGGCGTGGGCTGGGCCGGCGGCGGAGGCGCCGCAGCGGGCGGCGTGGGCTGCGCAGGGGCCGCCGGAGGCGTCGGCGCCGCCTCGGGCGCCTGCGCGCGGCCACGACGGCCACGGGCACCGCGCTGCGGCGGCGGAGGAGGCGTCGGCTCGGCGGCGGGAGGCGCTTCGGGGCCTCCTCGGGGGCCGCTTCGTCGCCACCTTCTTCCGCGCCCGCTCCGCTCCACCACGCGCCGCTGCCGCCCGACGCGCCTGCGCCGCCGGTCGTCGTCGCGGTGTTCCCGCCGCCAGCGGTCGTCGTGCCGGCGACCGGCACCTGCGGGCCGGTGGGGGGAGGCGGCGTGGGCGCGACGGGCGCCGGACGGCGCTCCCACCACGCACGCGCGACCGGCTCGGTGCTGGCCGGCGCGCTCGTCGACGCGCGACGCTGCCACCACGTCCACCACGGCGAGCCCGGCGGGATCGCGGCCATCTCGGACTGGGACGGCGCCGCCGTCTCCTCGCCCGCGCCGCCGCGCACGCGGATCACGAACGACGCGCGCATGCGGCGCTGGCGGAACCGAGGGAACTCGATCGCCGTGACGCGCTCCTGCATGCACTGCACGAGCTCCGGCGTGTTCGGCGCGACGCCGATCTCCTGCGCGTGACCGTCGTTGTTCAGGATGAACACGAGGCGCACCTGACCGAGGAGCGGGTTGCGCGCGATCTCGCCCGCGACGCACTCGCGCAGCGGGTCGACGTGCGCGGCGAACGTCTGGTCGATCTGCTCCTGCGTGAGCCGGCCGGGCAGCGCCGCCTCTTCCTGACGCGCCGCCTCCTGCGCCGCGCGCTCGGCCTCCTCGGCCTCCCGTCGCGCGAGCGCTTCCTGCTGCTGGCGCTCGGCCTCGAAGTACCCGCCGATCGACTCGCGCAGCGCGTTCACGGTGCGCGGCTCCGCGGCGAGCGCGGTCAGCATCTCGCGGCCCTCGGGGCCCCCGTGTCGGAACACGCCCTCGGCGGCCGCCGCGAGCGCCTGCGAGTGCTCCGCGAACGTCGTGTCGGCGTGATAGAGCACGAGGAACTGGCGCAGCGCGGGCACGACCGACGCGTCGCCGAGCTCGACCACCGCGCGCACCACCGTCGGCAGGACCGCCGCGGGCGTCTCGTGGTCGTTCATCTGCTGCACGAGGCCGGGCACGGCCTGCGTCGCGCGCATCTCGAGGAGCGACGGAACGATCACCTCGAGCGGAGGCGCCTGCGTGTCCTCGAGGAAGTCGTAGCGGCGCGCGAGCGCCTCGACGAGATGCTCGCTGCCCGTGCGGCGCGCACGGAGCGCGTTGCCGATCGCCTGGCGCAGCGCGCCGGGCATCGACTGCTGCGCGTAGAGATCGAGCAGGTCGCGCGTGATCTCCGGCTCCTCCATCGCCGCGAGCTGCTGGATCGCGTACGCGCGCGCCGGCACCAGGCGGTTGTCGGGGTCGACCGCGATCGCGGCGAGGCTCGCGCGCAGCGAAGGCGCCTCACCCTCGGGCGCCGCGCCCGCCGTGAAGCCCGTGACGTCGAGCGAGACCGCTGCGAGCTGCAGCTCCGCGCCGCCGGCCCAGCGGTCGAGCCCGCTCTCGCGATCGAGCACGCGCATGCGGCCCTGCTCGCCGACGACGAAGAGCCCGTCCGCGGTCGCCTGCGCGCCGATGACGTCCTGCTCGAGGATGCGCGCCCAGCGCATGTTCCCCTCGAGGTCGTACGCGAACGCGTAGCGGTAGTACACGAAGTAGACGGTGTCGCCGAGGATCGCGACCTCTTCGGGCGACGCCGTCTGACCCGGCGTGAAGTAGAGCCGGATGCGGCCGCGCGCGCTGCGCGTCCCGGGCTTCGGGAGGAAGCCGTCGTCGAAGAGCTCGACCTCGCGCGCGACCTCGCCCTCGTGGAGGACGGGGAGCTCGGGGATCGGCAGCTCGCGGTGCGTCGACTCCGCGCGCTGACCGCTCACCGAGCGGTGCGTCATGCGGTAGACGCTGCGGTGCCCGTAGTAGATGCCCGTCGGGTCGTCGAAGGTCCACGCGAGGACGTCGTCGGTCGAGCGCAGACGCGCCAGCTCGGTGCCCGTCGTCTCGTCGAGGATCGCGAGGTTCTGGCGCTCCCAGGGCACCATCACCATGCCGCCCGACGCCGCGGGCTGACCGAACACGCCCTGCACCTCGTGGCGCCAGCGCTCCGCGCCGGTCTGCGCGTCCACCGCCGCGACGTGGCCGACGCGACGCGCGCCACCGAGCGCGCCGACGGTCGCCGCGTAGTAGATCGTGTCGCCGTCGCGCGTCGCGCCGACGTACGCGAGGTCCGCGAGGCGCTGCGTCCACCGCTGCGTGCCGGTGCGCAGATCGAGCGCGACGAGCTGCTGCCGATCGCTCACCAGCACGACGTCGCCGAGGATCTCGGGGCGCGTCTGCGTGTCGATCGCCTGCGACCAGCGCTCGGTGCCGTCCGGCGCGAGCGCGACGACGCGGCGGCCCTCGCCGTGCGTCGACGCGACCACGAGCGGCTCGCCGAGCGCGTTCTCGGGGCGCTCGTGCGGGCGCGGCTCGGGCAGGCGCTCGAGCACCGCCGCGAAGTCCTCCGCCTGGTTGTCGGCGAACTGATGGCTGAACGCCGCCTGCGTGCCGCCACCGCAGCCCGAGAGCGCGGCGATCAGCGCGAGCATCGAGACCCGACGCAGCGAGATCACTGCGCACCTCCCGTCGTCGTCGAGGTGGCCGGCGCCCCGGGCCCACCGACCGTGGTGGTGCGCCGCGTGTCTCCGTCCACCGGGATGCGGCGCAGCGTGTCCTGCACCACCTGCCTGTAGCGGCTGCGATCGCGATCGCCGAGCCGCGTGAGCTCCTGCGCGAGGAACTCGCGCACCGTGCGGCCGGACACCTCGCCGAGCCGGTTCACGATCTGCACCTTCACGTCCTCGTCGATGTCGGTGCGGCGCAGGAACTGCTCGTAGCCGCTGAGCATGACCGAGAGCGGCTGCTGCCCGAGGTGCTGCGAGAAGCGCTCGACGCTGCGCCCGTCGCCGAGCTTGCCGATCGCGACCGCGGCCTCGACCACGCCGCGATCGAACGCGCGGAAGAGCACGTCGACCGAGCCGCGCGATCCGATGTTGCCGAGCGCGAGCGCGACGGCCGCGCGCACGCTTCGATCGCTGTCGCGCAGACCCTGCTCGAGCAGCGTCGTGACGCGACGGTCCTCGATCGCCGCGATCGCCTGGTACGCGCGGCGGCGCGCGCCGACGCGGCGGTGGCGCGTGAACTCGGTGAGCACGTCGAGCGACGTCGGGTCCTCGAGGCCGCGCAGCGCCTCGAGCGCGCGATCCGTGATCGCGTCGGGCTGCCCCGAGCGGAGCAGATCGGCGAGCGGCGCGACCACCTCGCGGCGATCGATGACGCTCAGCAGGTCGATCGCTTCGCGCACCTCGTCGGGGTTCGTGCTCTGCAGCCGCGGGACGATCGTGCCGAGGTCGGCGATCGTCGGCGCGGGTGCGATGGGGCCTTCGGCGGTGCCTTCGCTCGGCTGCGCGGACTGCGCGGCGCGACGCTGGCCGCGCTGTCGGGGCTGCTGCGCGGAAGCGCGATCGGGCGAGGCGATCACCGCCGAGAAGCCCAGCGTGGCCGCCAGCAGCACGGCCAGGAACGTCTGGATGCGCATTCTGAAACCTTCGAATTACGCGAGCTTTTCGGCCCGCAACACGCTCGGGGCCGGCATCTTGCCGTCATCGGAAGGAGCGATCAACCGAGAGATCCCTTGGGAACTCACGGGTCCCCTCGTCACCAAGTGTCCAGGTCGGGCCCGGATCGGCTCACCGGACCGGTGGGACGGTGCTGCCGAGCGGAATGCAGCGTGCTACCTCGCGCCCCGCCAGCCATGTCGTCGACGAGCTCTCGCAGCGCGCACGCGGCCTTCCGCGCCCGCGAGTCCGCGCCCTCCGAGCCGGCCGGCGCGCCCACCCCGCGACGTCCCTTCGCCCGCTGGATGCGCCCCCGCCGCCGCCTGCTCGGCGCGCTGCTGCTCGCTCTCGTGGTGCTCGCCGGCGTCCGCTACGCGATCTCGGGGGCGAGCTCGGGCTCGCCCGAGGCCTCGCTCGCGACGGTGCTCGCGCGCGACGGGCTCCGCGTCGATCCGGACACGGTGCTGTGGCTCGCAGAGGACGACGGGCCGTGGGCGCTCCGCCCCGCGCTCTTCCTCGCGCACGCCGAGGGCGAGCTCGACGACGTCTGGTACGCGGAGGTGCGCCCCGGTCGCGGCGGTGCGGTGCTCGACGTCACGTCGGTCGCGAACCTCACGAAGAGCGCGAGCTCCGCGGAAGAGCGCCTCTCGCGCGCCGGCGATCACGCGGTCTTCCTCTCGCGCACCGGCGATCAGATCGACGCGCTCACGGTGCTCGATCTGCGCGGCGAGGACCCTGAGGCGACGGCCTCGTTCACCGCCGTGCAGCGCGTGCAGCACGCGATCTCGAACCTGCAGGAGACGGGACGCACCGCGGGGTTCGGTCGCGTGCGCTACCAGCGCCACGAGACGGGCTCGGACGCCGATCTGCGCGCCGACGCGACGCACGTCGCGCTCATCGAGGGCGAGCACACGGTGATGGAGCTCGAGCTCGCCACGCTCGCGCTGCGCGAAGGCGCGGAGCGCGTCGACGTGCAGGAGCACGTGCCGGGTCAGCCGGGCGGGATCACGTGGGTCGTCGACACCGTGCGCAACCTGTCGTTCGTCGGCCCCGAGCCGATCGAGTGGCTCGAGAACCGCGTCTTCGCGGTGCAGGACTGGTGGGATCGCACGCGCTACGCGCTGCTCGGCGGCGAGGACACGCAGGAAGCGGTCGCGGCCGAGCTCGGCGTGACGCGCGAGGACGTGCAGGCGCAGATGAGCGAGGAGCGGCGCGCGCTGCTCACGGCCGCCGAGGCCGAGCTCGGCTGGCCGCCGCCCGCGATGCAGCCGGTGATCACGGATGATCCCGTCGCGGGCGAGGGCGAGTGGATCCCCGTCATCGACGATCCGTTCGTCAATCAGTACCCGGGTGCGCCGCCCGCGTTCGTGCAGGGCTTCGTGCGGCCCGACGTCGAGCGCCCGTACGTGCGCGTCTACGTCACGATGTGGGATCCGCGGCAGGTGCAGCTCCGCGTCGTGCCCGGCACGCGCGAGCCGCAGAGCGCGACGGGCGAGGTCGGTCAGGGCCGCATCCCGCGCGACGAGCGCACGGTCCGCACGCTCGTCGCCGCGTTCAACGGCGGCTTCCAGGCGATGCACGGCGAGTTCGGCATGATGGCCGAGCGCCGCGTCTATCTCCCGCCGAAGCCGTGGGCCGCGACCGTCGCAGTGTTCGACGACGGAACGGTCGGCATGGGCAGCTGGCCGGCACCGAGCTGGCGCGGTCAGT includes:
- a CDS encoding DUF192 domain-containing protein, which codes for MTRTLAVTAALAMIAACSGGEASRGGSADEPRRAAPAPASGDDERAQREAPPRPRVILAREGAEPVTVEVEVARTPAQTSHGLMYRRELAPERGMLFLFARERQRSFWMRDTFIPLDMIFITSGMRVLGIVENAEPRTDDPREVEGVSQFVLEVNAGFARAHGIEVGAEVRFEEVGEVPAASGRHDDEAIEDEDDDDLVIEEWE
- a CDS encoding peptidylprolyl isomerase, yielding MRRGNAVIAAVIALSGLYGCECETGATSGGEVTGEQGGGGASATKQPTIGVTEDGEQIVFAGRTGARSATKQTPDRLVREPTEPDPEGGDFTLDEAVEGMPIDGQLVAEISTDLGTLFCDLYADRAPRTVANFIGLARGRRAWWDARAGIWRRQPYYRDTTFHRVIPEFVIQGGDYLGDGSGTIGYTIPFEPHETLAHDRAGRLAMATTEGRDTGAAQFYVLDGPAPQLDGTATVFGQCRPEDVVAMIARVPQSGDPDNRPLTPVRIARVLIQRVEGGAASARITTPQLPPGEPAVGRGASPGPSELRTLEGMRRRREEAAEQLRQQRPE
- a CDS encoding glycosyltransferase family 4 protein gives rise to the protein MATILMISKPIEPPWNDGSKTLVRDLAGSMERHVPIVMATRGSSFSPPRAKVERTFGDHARGHALPPREALRVLARVAVGEGDVAHFFFQPNPRTSIVAKTLSRARRRPTVHTVSSAPRDDLDARRVLFADRTVVLSRHTEARVRDAGVRGVVRIAPAVAPIDVPSDDARRATRAHFELPRDAPLIVFPGDLERGDGATHLIESLASLRDVVLALAYRQKSERSREAERALRARAEELGVASRVRWIGETPQILALLGAADVVALPTRDLGAKVDLPLVLIEAMWQARPVIVASRCAAEELADDGAALAIEPTRDALVEALRRWLDDASARASIGARARDAAERRHHPRAMAAAYESLYDELLR
- a CDS encoding class I SAM-dependent methyltransferase produces the protein MSAHDARAKRYYDDFSSTYDRGRDEGYHALVDRLESQIVIDHARDADVLEVGCGTGLVLARVAPHAARCVGVDLSAGMIAQARARGLDVARGSATALPFRDASFDVVYSFKVLAHVPAIERALEEIARVTRPGGHMLLEFYNAWSLRYVARRLAGARRIGRAHTEADVETRWDSPRAIRRMLPRGTELVDMRGVRVVTPAAFVHRVPLVSTLFARAEEHASRSMLRTLGGFLVAVVRRR
- a CDS encoding tetratricopeptide repeat protein; this encodes MSARSEESAVERLRKQAERAIAAAQGRRVVEPLLERIVSLAPDGSDASVFAHRHLAEYRIEDHPWRALLHLRKVVGAHPDDDVVHALMGLSHALLANFRSAVSAYRRALALAPRNPWYHHNLGHLLDVALDQPATALRHLEFAHRAANPPEHEIAASLAHCLARLGRIDDARETATVAVQGEPRNREHKQLLAWIERGAPEEEGDPRTRRAPVEQQQRARGASPARSASSGRAASTSSRPREADARREVESRSEARAERRTPRPTGERTRGGESRARTEPGVRVRGEDEDAVLPILERVMRDGGFTPEHVARARRLWVDYRETRGSREGRASRRDERAPRAPKPDVCAAAIEYAIARLHGLDGVTRASVARRYGVSARAVSERFDDIQVVLALKPDDPRYARC
- a CDS encoding J domain-containing protein; amino-acid sequence: MLERAGASGELEASAREGRAKIVIREGRVIAIDAPSASAPRLGHLLVGSGVDAAAVERAAATRGSGVRVGDAVVRAGLAGQGAISHALRVQLRARVRSIAAWDGVELRFERCAPRARAHEEPSRAGELLLGAMRDALAGATVPSVRDRIGAGSLVLTPLGEALVGGAPLWPDEQALAAVLRRPSTLDALERACRGSDRAFRLLLALRVLEGAAPPPPGRDTLSLLARKSREIRRATSAEALLDLPRGARPDEARAAWRKLAATLHPDRFAHGAPEPLIRVSNEVACAINGAARALRAAR
- a CDS encoding HEAT repeat domain-containing protein yields the protein MRIQTFLAVLLAATLGFSAVIASPDRASAQQPRQRGQRRAAQSAQPSEGTAEGPIAPAPTIADLGTIVPRLQSTNPDEVREAIDLLSVIDRREVVAPLADLLRSGQPDAITDRALEALRGLEDPTSLDVLTEFTRHRRVGARRRAYQAIAAIEDRRVTTLLEQGLRDSDRSVRAAVALALGNIGSRGSVDVLFRAFDRGVVEAAVAIGKLGDGRSVERFSQHLGQQPLSVMLSGYEQFLRRTDIDEDVKVQIVNRLGEVSGRTVREFLAQELTRLGDRDRSRYRQVVQDTLRRIPVDGDTRRTTTVGGPGAPATSTTTGGAQ